The following proteins come from a genomic window of Nicotiana tomentosiformis chromosome 12, ASM39032v3, whole genome shotgun sequence:
- the LOC104098200 gene encoding putative late blight resistance protein homolog R1A-3: protein MATVYAAVTSLMGTIQLISQSTSDLQEGHREHLKLLYDKVGSLQELLDTNSDDKPMKDLRKKVIDLTHEAEDEVESQLRLVMEEDEDVQIEANERLLENLQQVIEDIDSVKEELIKQRKNNNLQAGNHSVGGSSSPLSHVSALENDVISIEEERMRDQLTRGSSELEVISIVGMGGIGKSTFARKMYSDPSIVSFHDVRAWITVSKDYSLRNMLLCLLRDAIGMTKELDKRSDGELAERLRKHLMAKRYLIVVDDIWSREAWDDVRLCFPENNNRSRILLTTRDMKVAQYASSPKDLFQMRLLNPKERLSLFCQKVFGNKDCPTEFENVAKEIAEHCKGLPLAISLVAGILSSKRTVDEWREVAQILSINLETDMVGYKDEQESMRGKLTGHSSQLEVISIAGMGGIGKSTFAKKMFSDPSILEFFDVRGWITVSRDYSVRKMLLSLLQDATAVKENLDNVSDGDLAGLLKKRLNSRRYLIVVDDIWSIEAWDDIRQWFPENSNTSRILLTTRDMKVARYASSPKDPFPMRFLEPKESWNLFCQKAFAQKVCPLEFEDVAKEVVRNCEGFPLMISVVAGTLFSKKTLNEWEEVAESVSSFADLDDYQRCSGVLALSYNHLPSNVKACFLYFGVFPKAREIPVKKLIRLWVAEGLLELKGVEVLEKVAANLLQEFIDKSLVVVSKRSLDGKIKTFRIHDLLHDFCLREAEEEKILYVANSMLSQEHRMVSEIPQGRRWVSVHPDYGQFPPILFDDHSNPTILFDDLTHRKTRSLHHSSNEIVQRHDLGLVHFKLLRVLDLETMRFGLFPSEILHLVSLRYLAVMVSSIPKDMTISNLLNLQTFIFPQYVPELSGTIDLPIGIWEMSQLRHLYSTMMYLYSPPMVSANEVSYRVLENLQSVSGLSPRCCTEEIFEAIKKVKNLGISGSENEFHSEPRCLDNLIYLHELEALSIVSYSRQPDGLFLRLPHLDSFPPNLKKLTLRRTWLSWEDMTIISELPELEVLQLKEDAFAGNTVWEVTKEGFPKLKFLLLEELDLGYWVADDDYFPCLERIIIRNCTYLKEIPQGFADSTTLQQIELRRCSPSLVTLAEKIQKKQEEEIGNNILKVCVFDTKESDSEVGYEETAEEDI, encoded by the exons ATGGCTACAGTTTATGCTGCAGTAACTTCTCTGATGGGAACAATACAACTGATTTCACAATCCACCTCAGACCTTCAGGAGGGTCACAGAGAACACTTGAAATTACTCTACGACAAGGTTGGCTCTCTGCAAGAGCTTCTTGACACTAATTCTGATGACAAACCAATGAAGGATTTGCGAAAAAAGGTTATAGATCTAACACATGAAGCAGAAGACGAAGTTGAATCACAACTACGACTGGTtatggaggaggatgaagacGTTCAAATAGAGGCGAATGAGAGGCTTCTTGAGAACTTGCAACAAGTTATAGAAGACATCGATTCTGTGAAGGAAGAGCTCATCAAGCAGAGGAAGAATAACAATTTGCAAGCTGGAAATCATTCAGTTGGTGGTTCTAGCTCACCACTATCGCATGTTTCAGCCCTTGAGAACGATGTTATCTCTATTGAAGAAGAGCGAATGCGGGATCAACTTACGAGAGGCTCATCTGAACTGGAAGTCATCTCTATTGTTGGGATGGGCGGCATAGGTAAGTCAACTTTTGCCAGAAAGATGTATTCGGATCCCTCAATTGTGAGCTTCCATGATGTTCGTGCATGGATTACTGTGTCCAAGGACTACAGTTTAAGAAACATGCTTCTATGCCTTCTTCGAGATGCTATTGGGATGACAAAAGAGCTCGATAAGAGAAGTGATGGAGAACTAGCAGAGCGCTTGAGAAAACATTTAATGGCCAAGAGGTATTTGATTGTTGTGGATGATATATGGAGTAGGGAAGCCTGGGATGATGTTAGATTATGTTTTCCAGAAAACAATAATAGAAGTCGGATATTGTTGACTACTCGAGACATGAAGGTTGCTCAATATGCTAGCTCTCCTAAGGATCTGTTTCAAATGCGTCTCCTGAATCCGAAGGAAAGATTGAGTTTGTTTTGCCAAAAGGTGTTTGGCAATAAAGATTGTCCAACTGAATTTGAGAATGTTGCAAAGGAAATTGCAGAACATTGCAAAGGATTACCACTTGCGATTTCTCTGGTTGCAGGTATTCTCTCTAGCAAGAGGACAGTGGATGAGTGGAGGGAAGTAGCTCAAATTTTGAGCATAAACCTTGAGACTGACATGGTGGGGTACAAAGATGAACAAGAGAGCATGCGTGGTAAGCTTACAGGACACTCATCTCAACTGGAAGTCATCTCCATTGCTGGAATGGGAGGTATAGGCAagtcaacttttgccaaaaagatGTTTTCTGATCCCTCAATTCTGGAATTCTTTGATGTTCGTGGATGGATTACTGTGTCCAGGGACTACAGTGTAAGAAAGATGCTTCTATCCCTCCTTCAAGATGCCACTGCGGTGAAAGAGAATCTTGATAACGTAAGCGATGGAGATCTAGCAGGTCTTTTGAAAAAAAGGTTAAATAGTAGGAGGTATTTGATTGTTGTGGATGACATATGGAGCATAGAAGCCTGGGATGATATTAGACAATGGTTTCCAGAAAACAGTAATACAAGTCGAATATTGTTGACTACTCGTGACATGAAAGTTGCTAGATATGCTAGCTCTCCTAAGGATCCTTTTCCAATGCGTTTCCTAGAGCCAAAGGAAAGTTGGAACCTTTTTTGCCAAAAGGCGTTTGCCCAAAAAGTTTGCCCGCTTGAGTTTGAGGATGTAGCGAAGGAAGTGGTAAGAAATTGCGAAGGATTTCCACTAATGATTTCTGTGGTTGCAGGGACTCTCTTTAGCAAGAAGACACTGAACGAGTGGGAGGAAGTAGCTGAAAGTGTGAGCTCTTTTGCAGACCTTGATGATTATCAACGTTGCTCAGGAGTGCTCGCTTTAAGCTATAATCATCTTCCATCAAATGTGAAAGCTTGCTTTCTGTATTTTGGAGTTTTCCCAAAAGCTAGGGAGATTCCTGTGAAGAAGTTGATTAGATTATGGGTCGCGGAAGGGCTCTTAGAGCTAAAGGGGGTTGAGGTATTGGAAAAAGTGGCTGCAAATCTTTTACAGGAGTTCATTGATAAAAGTCTAGTTGTTGTTAGCAAGCGAAGTTTGGATGGAAAAATCAAGACATTTAGGATTCATGATCTTCTCCATGATTTCTGCTTGAGAGAAGCAGAAGAAGAGAAAATTTTGTATGTTGCAAATTCCATGCTTTCTCAAGAACATAGAATGGTTTCAGAAATCCCTCAAGGTCGTCGCTGGGTGTCAGTTCATCCAGATTATGGTCAGTTTCCTCCCATTCTTTTTGATGATCACTCAAATCCTACCATTCTTTTTGATGATCTTACACATAGAAAAACACGTTCTCTTCATCATTCTTCCAACGAAATAGTGCAGCGTCATGATTTAGGACTAGTCCATTTCAAACTTCTAAGAGTATTGGATTTGGAGACAATGAGATTTGGTTTATTCCCTAGTGAAATATTACACCTAGTTTCTTTGAGGTACTTGGCAGTGATGGTTTCTAGTATCCCAAAAGATATGACAATTTCCAATCTTTTGAATCTACAAACTTTTATTTTCCCTCAATATGTTCCAGAACTCAGCGGGACCATAGATTTACCAATTGGAATTTGGGAAATGTCTCAACTGAGGCATCTCTATTCTACAATGATGTATCTGTATTCTCCTCCAATGGTATCGGCTAATGAAGTTAGCTACCGCGTTTTGGAAAACTTGCAAAGTGTTTCCGGGTTGAGTCCTCGTTGTTGCACGGAAGAAATATTTGAAGCGATTAAAAAGGTGAAGAATTTGGGCATTTCTGGCTCTGAAAACGAATTTCATAGTGAGCCTAGATGCCTAGATAATCTAATATATTTACATGAGCTTGAGGCGCTAAGTATTGTATCATACAGCCGTCAACCAGATGGTTTGTTTCTTAGGCTTCCACATCTGGATTCTTTCCCACCAAATCTCAAGAAGTTGACACTTCGCCGCACTTGGCTATCATGGGAGGACATGACAATCATTAGCGAGTTGCCTGAACTCGAGGTGCTCCAATTGAAAGAAGACGCCTTTGCAGGAAATACAGTTTGGGAAGTAACAAAGGAGGGATTTCCTAAATTGAAATTCTTGCTCCTTGAGGAGTTGGATCTTGGTTATTGGGTAGCTGATGATGATTATTTTCCATGCCTTGAGCGCATAATTATCAGAAATTGCACGTACTTAAAAGAGATTCCTCAAGGATTTGCAGATAGTACAACACTGCAGCAAATAGAGTTACGTCGATGCTCTCCTTCCCTTGTGACTTTAGCtgagaaaatccaaaaaaagcaAGAGGAGGAAATTGGAAACAACATCCTTAAAGTTTGTGTCTTCGATACAAAAG AGTCGGACTCAGAGGTAGGTTATGAGGAGACAGCAGAGGAGGATATTTAG